One genomic segment of Bombus vancouverensis nearcticus chromosome 11, iyBomVanc1_principal, whole genome shotgun sequence includes these proteins:
- the LOC117165106 gene encoding uncharacterized protein LOC117165106: protein MSSGASLSIEKLNKENYDTWKLQMEAILIKDDLWGYANGSIIKPEAADEASLWNKRDDKARADIILTISSSELCHVKHCKISHEMWNKLKEVYESKGPARKATWIN from the exons atgtcgaGCGGGGCGAGTTTAAGTATTGAAAAactaaataaagaaaattacgaCACATGGAAATTGCAAATGGAAGCAATACTCATTAAAGATGACTTGTGGGGATATGCAAATGGTTCAATAATTAAACCTGAAGCAGCGGATGAAGCCTCTTTATGGAATAAAAGGGATGATAAAGCCAGAGCCGATATTATTCTTACCATAAGTTCGAGTGAGCTATGTCATGTGAAGCATTGCAAAATTTCACATGAAATGTGGAATAAATTAAAGGAGGTTTACGAATCCAAAGGACCTGCAAGAAAAG ccacgtggataaattaa